From Spiroplasma monobiae MQ-1, a single genomic window includes:
- the parC gene encoding DNA topoisomerase IV subunit A — translation MKEEKGIINFPLEDLMGDRFGRYAKYIIQERALPDVRDGLKPVQRRILFTMNEINLTHDRAYKKSARVVGDVIGKYHPHGDTSVYDALVRMSQPWKLNIPLVDMHGNNGSIDGDSAAAMRYTETRLAKISSIILADLQKNTVLFAPNYDDSEKEPTVLPGYFPNILVNGATGIAAGYATNMPPHNINEIIDAVIATIKNPKIKLKDILKIVKGPDFPTGGIVMGQEGIESAFETGKGRVILQSKMHREENNIVIDEIPYEVVKQDLVRKIGDVVDANPQIEVKEVRDETDRTGLRIVIELSAKADYEITRKFLLKNTPLQVSYNYNNVVIVDKQPKQLGIIPMILAYIDHYKEVFSRKTKFELDKAAKRLEIIDGLIKAISILDSVIKIIRDSSNRSDAIANLMEKHSFSETQSIAIVDLRLYRLTSTDVVKLEEEKKELASLIEGYKLILNDAQVLDDKVIEQLSATKKEFGVARRSEVVAEIENIEVEIKKTIVQKDYTIWISQDGYLKAIEDSQLGKNSMADFKRKPNDIWISQVPASSLDHILLVSSAGTYYSIPVYKIIPSKWKETGMHINKVATITGNERILAAFVVKEFKNAKQEVLLATKKGMIKRTPIEDLETKMFSKPFRIIKLQAEDELVSASLVTSQTKTVTMLTRTGFAVRYDISEIPSAGPNAKGVKSTVVKDEDIVAGKAFASGDILIITNKGNVKKIQQDLVPIMARPKRGVRLYPWNKKRDEFATFLYNVQTKDILNILDEEDNLTQLNVKNFKFAELEDVPEDLDMAEIITTTLEKSFIIKNGDTPIPPRSGEDDEVKSVEVKKETISKKPVVEKQSKVSINDEETSELKIDVEDLI, via the coding sequence ATAAAAGAAGAAAAAGGAATAATTAATTTCCCGCTTGAAGATTTAATGGGTGATAGATTTGGAAGATATGCTAAATATATCATTCAAGAAAGAGCTTTACCTGATGTGAGAGATGGTCTAAAACCAGTTCAAAGACGTATATTGTTTACTATGAATGAAATTAATTTAACCCATGATAGAGCATATAAAAAATCTGCTCGTGTTGTTGGTGATGTTATTGGTAAATACCACCCACATGGTGATACATCTGTTTATGATGCTTTAGTACGTATGAGTCAACCTTGAAAACTAAATATACCTTTAGTTGATATGCACGGTAATAATGGTTCTATTGATGGAGATAGCGCAGCTGCTATGCGTTATACTGAAACAAGGCTTGCTAAAATATCAAGCATTATTTTAGCTGACTTACAAAAAAATACAGTATTATTTGCACCAAACTATGATGATTCAGAAAAGGAACCAACAGTATTACCTGGTTACTTTCCAAACATTTTAGTAAATGGCGCTACGGGTATTGCTGCAGGTTATGCAACAAATATGCCTCCTCACAACATTAATGAAATAATTGATGCAGTTATCGCTACAATTAAAAACCCAAAAATTAAATTAAAAGATATTTTAAAAATTGTTAAAGGTCCGGACTTTCCAACTGGTGGAATTGTTATGGGTCAAGAAGGAATAGAATCAGCATTTGAAACTGGTAAAGGAAGAGTTATTCTTCAATCAAAAATGCATAGAGAAGAAAATAATATTGTTATTGATGAAATTCCTTATGAAGTTGTAAAACAAGATCTTGTAAGGAAAATTGGAGATGTTGTTGATGCAAACCCTCAAATTGAAGTTAAAGAAGTTAGAGATGAAACTGATAGAACTGGTTTAAGAATTGTAATTGAATTGTCTGCAAAAGCAGATTATGAAATAACAAGAAAATTTTTATTAAAAAATACTCCATTACAAGTTTCATATAACTATAACAATGTTGTTATTGTTGACAAGCAACCAAAACAATTGGGTATCATTCCTATGATCTTGGCTTACATTGATCACTACAAAGAAGTTTTTTCAAGAAAAACTAAATTTGAATTAGATAAAGCTGCAAAAAGATTGGAAATTATTGATGGATTAATCAAAGCTATTTCAATTCTTGACAGTGTCATTAAAATAATTAGAGACTCATCAAATAGAAGTGATGCCATAGCTAATTTAATGGAAAAACATTCATTCAGTGAAACACAATCAATTGCTATTGTTGATTTAAGATTGTACAGATTAACTTCAACTGATGTTGTTAAGTTAGAAGAAGAGAAAAAAGAATTAGCTTCTTTAATAGAAGGATATAAATTAATTCTAAATGATGCTCAAGTGTTAGATGATAAAGTAATTGAACAACTTAGTGCAACTAAAAAAGAATTTGGTGTGGCAAGAAGAAGTGAAGTGGTTGCTGAAATTGAAAACATCGAAGTTGAAATTAAGAAAACTATAGTCCAAAAGGATTACACAATTTGAATTTCACAAGATGGTTACTTAAAAGCAATTGAAGATTCACAACTAGGTAAAAATTCTATGGCAGATTTTAAACGAAAACCAAATGATATTTGAATTTCACAAGTGCCTGCTTCAAGTTTGGATCATATATTACTTGTATCGAGTGCTGGAACATATTATTCAATACCTGTTTATAAAATAATTCCAAGTAAATGAAAAGAAACGGGAATGCATATAAATAAAGTTGCAACAATTACTGGTAATGAAAGAATCCTTGCCGCATTTGTAGTTAAGGAATTTAAAAATGCAAAACAAGAAGTATTGCTAGCAACTAAAAAAGGTATGATAAAACGTACACCTATAGAAGATTTAGAAACAAAAATGTTTTCTAAACCATTTAGAATTATTAAATTGCAAGCAGAAGATGAACTTGTATCAGCTTCACTTGTAACTTCACAAACAAAAACAGTTACAATGCTTACAAGAACTGGATTTGCTGTTAGATATGATATCTCAGAAATTCCTTCAGCAGGACCAAATGCAAAAGGTGTTAAATCAACTGTTGTTAAAGATGAAGATATTGTTGCAGGTAAAGCTTTTGCGAGTGGAGATATATTAATAATTACAAATAAAGGTAATGTTAAAAAAATTCAACAAGATCTTGTTCCGATTATGGCAAGACCAAAGCGTGGTGTTAGATTATATCCATGAAATAAAAAACGTGATGAATTTGCAACATTCCTATATAATGTTCAAACAAAAGATATTTTAAATATCTTGGATGAAGAAGATAATTTAACACAGTTAAATGTTAAAAATTTTAAATTTGCTGAACTTGAAGATGTACCTGAAGATTTAGATATGGCTGAAATCATAACTACAACTTTAGAAAAGTCATTTATTATTAAAAACGGAGATACTCCAATTCCACCAAGAAGTGGTGAAGATGATGAAGTGAAATCTGTTGAAGTTAAAAAAGAAACAATTTCTAAAAAGCCGGTTGTTGAAAAACAATCTAAAGTAAGTATTAATGATGAAGAAACAAGCGAACTTAAAATAGATGTTGAAGATTTAATTTAA
- the recD2 gene encoding SF1B family DNA helicase RecD2, whose protein sequence is MSTYKGKISRFIYKGENGFAIAIFILFNNEKKSITLTGPIGLMRMGIVYEITGEEVDDIKRNQKNFAVKSFSQVKHFDKEGLIKYLSSPTFPTVGKKLAENIVNHFGEDLFKKIIENKSELFLISEMTEAKAQIIYDVVVEKFGNNKVLDMFVENNLKMEFLNLLQQEIEDMNIIEQILNDDFYTWANENKLQPFSEIDRVAVAFGMNEFDEKRISWYACEFVKEILFKEGNTYTSLEELTKKLRQQFPNLEGDLYKKLVYAKNEKILYFKNEKIYTKESYEDEQYIAKELFDLASKSHYIKREFDFDLKIKEVEKFISSRNGIENFKYNEEQVEAIKNFIDNDISIITGGPGTGKTTVITGIVKMYELVYNDSNFAITAPTGRAAGKIKDDSGYKTSTIHRLLQYSGNDVFEANESKPIYRNLVVIDECSMIDNHLFASLLKGVKGINKILLVGDVEQLPSVSYGNLYEDLIESKQFKTTRLIKNNRQKTNEGELNSIIELSNAIKNEEVKEFDFANSTNVNFVFSNDFNQSINILKETYLNINPSNIEEQLNNIQIIAPMYKEALGIDNINSIIQNLVNPTNSKVYKRYDAEFRVNDKVMYIENDPTFELSNGDVGYIKELNFIGDKFKTAKIIFNEREIEMGLSSFNKVKLNYACSIHKTQGSEYKNTILVLDGTNRVSNFVLNKKMLYTAITRAKERLIIISDSNLFVKSCYKNAKQRLTTLKETISLLNNI, encoded by the coding sequence ATGAGTACATACAAAGGAAAAATAAGTAGATTTATTTATAAAGGTGAAAATGGTTTTGCTATTGCGATTTTTATTTTATTTAACAATGAAAAAAAATCTATAACTCTTACTGGACCAATTGGTTTAATGAGAATGGGAATAGTTTATGAAATAACAGGTGAAGAAGTTGATGATATAAAAAGAAATCAAAAAAACTTTGCAGTTAAAAGTTTTTCACAAGTTAAACATTTTGATAAAGAGGGATTAATAAAATATTTAAGTTCCCCAACATTCCCAACTGTAGGTAAAAAATTAGCAGAAAATATTGTTAATCACTTTGGCGAAGATTTATTTAAAAAAATAATTGAAAATAAAAGTGAATTATTTTTAATTTCAGAAATGACAGAAGCTAAAGCTCAAATAATTTATGATGTAGTAGTTGAAAAATTTGGAAACAACAAAGTTTTAGATATGTTTGTTGAGAATAATTTAAAAATGGAGTTCTTGAATTTGCTTCAACAAGAAATAGAAGATATGAATATTATTGAGCAAATATTAAATGATGATTTTTATACTTGAGCTAATGAAAATAAATTACAACCTTTTTCAGAAATAGATAGAGTTGCCGTTGCTTTTGGTATGAACGAATTTGATGAAAAAAGAATTTCTTGATATGCTTGTGAGTTTGTGAAAGAAATTTTATTTAAGGAAGGAAATACTTACACTTCTCTAGAAGAACTTACAAAAAAATTAAGACAACAATTTCCAAATCTAGAAGGAGATCTTTATAAGAAGCTTGTTTATGCAAAGAATGAAAAGATACTTTACTTTAAAAATGAAAAAATTTATACAAAAGAAAGTTATGAAGATGAGCAATACATTGCAAAAGAATTATTTGATCTCGCAAGCAAATCACATTATATTAAACGAGAATTTGATTTTGATTTAAAAATAAAAGAAGTAGAAAAATTTATATCTTCTAGAAATGGAATTGAAAATTTTAAATATAATGAGGAACAAGTTGAAGCCATTAAAAATTTCATAGATAATGATATTTCAATTATTACTGGAGGACCAGGAACTGGTAAGACAACTGTTATTACTGGAATTGTTAAAATGTATGAACTTGTCTATAATGATTCCAATTTTGCAATTACAGCACCAACCGGAAGAGCTGCAGGAAAAATTAAAGATGATTCAGGTTATAAAACCTCTACAATACATAGACTATTACAATATTCAGGAAATGATGTTTTTGAAGCAAATGAGTCTAAACCAATTTATAGAAATCTTGTAGTTATAGATGAATGTTCAATGATTGATAATCATTTATTCGCTTCTTTATTAAAGGGTGTAAAAGGTATCAATAAAATTTTATTGGTTGGAGATGTTGAACAACTTCCAAGTGTAAGTTATGGTAATTTATATGAAGATTTAATTGAGTCTAAACAATTTAAAACAACTCGGTTAATTAAAAATAATAGACAAAAAACAAATGAAGGTGAACTAAATTCAATTATTGAACTTTCAAATGCAATAAAAAATGAAGAAGTAAAAGAGTTTGATTTTGCAAATTCTACAAATGTAAATTTCGTATTTTCAAATGACTTTAATCAATCAATTAACATCTTAAAAGAAACTTATTTAAATATTAATCCTTCAAATATTGAAGAACAATTAAATAACATACAAATAATTGCTCCAATGTATAAAGAAGCTTTGGGAATTGATAATATCAATTCTATTATCCAAAATCTAGTAAATCCAACAAATTCAAAAGTATATAAAAGATATGATGCAGAATTTAGAGTTAACGATAAGGTTATGTATATTGAAAATGACCCAACATTTGAACTTTCAAATGGTGATGTGGGTTACATCAAAGAATTAAACTTTATCGGAGATAAATTTAAAACAGCTAAAATCATATTTAATGAAAGAGAAATTGAAATGGGTTTAAGTTCATTCAATAAAGTGAAATTAAATTATGCTTGTTCGATTCACAAGACTCAAGGTAGTGAATATAAAAACACAATATTGGTTCTAGATGGAACAAATAGGGTAAGCAACTTTGTTTTAAACAAAAAAATGCTATACACTGCAATAACAAGAGCCAAAGAAAGATTAATCATTATTTCTGACAGCAATTTATTTGTTAAATCATGTTATAAAAATGCAAAACAAAGATTAACAACTTTAAAAGAAACAATTTCATTATTGAATAATATTTAA
- the scm1 gene encoding motility-associated protein Scm1 has translation MKHRNTYTFAIVITVLLVIAFIVAGTVGKTVDVEAILQYKMQNASWKEIEGMDQLAKNVNSPLSLAFFLFGVGGIGELAGTPGWFGLMVFTVTSVIIIPALLIFFVALLSVLSVLFGVEFVRRDAEVNKIKMIGKWGMYAGFAATFLFALIGVVLFCSIEQSLKQDLNFKFNNYDAFGIMTFLTFLSNGTVFGGVKSELLSNEHVISSLNAGITFLVVLLPMAAIVMMAFASMYIGVFISKRESKTSRFFNWLKNIRIDSLRDYISLNIKNPWIWILSLTFIATVIIPGFVHPYQTTTQILISAINLVSIPLVFSPMIVGYFMAKGIKRFNYNMLMFVQIIILMGATWIFQLNSWIFLKDSMFWNSWMSAFIPFSTCTLSLVSAFGFIKFSDK, from the coding sequence ATGAAACATAGAAATACGTATACATTTGCAATAGTGATTACAGTTCTGCTTGTAATTGCATTTATAGTTGCAGGAACAGTTGGAAAAACTGTTGATGTAGAAGCGATTTTACAATATAAAATGCAAAATGCTTCTTGAAAAGAAATTGAAGGTATGGATCAATTAGCTAAAAATGTTAATTCACCACTTTCACTTGCTTTCTTCTTATTTGGAGTTGGAGGAATTGGAGAATTAGCGGGAACACCTGGTTGATTTGGACTAATGGTATTTACAGTAACATCAGTAATAATAATTCCGGCTTTATTAATCTTTTTTGTAGCTCTTTTATCTGTTTTATCTGTTTTATTTGGAGTTGAATTTGTAAGAAGAGATGCAGAAGTTAATAAAATTAAAATGATAGGTAAATGAGGTATGTATGCTGGATTTGCAGCAACTTTCTTATTTGCTTTGATTGGAGTTGTATTATTCTGTTCAATAGAACAATCTTTAAAACAAGACTTAAATTTTAAATTTAATAATTATGATGCATTTGGAATTATGACATTCCTTACTTTCTTATCAAATGGTACTGTTTTTGGTGGAGTTAAATCAGAATTATTATCTAACGAGCATGTAATTTCATCATTGAATGCAGGTATTACTTTCTTGGTTGTTTTACTACCTATGGCAGCAATTGTAATGATGGCTTTTGCCTCAATGTACATTGGTGTATTTATTTCAAAAAGAGAAAGTAAAACATCAAGATTCTTTAACTGATTGAAAAATATTAGAATCGATTCATTAAGAGACTATATTAGTTTAAATATTAAAAATCCATGAATTTGAATTTTATCATTAACATTTATTGCAACAGTTATAATACCTGGGTTTGTTCATCCATACCAAACAACAACACAAATTCTAATTTCAGCAATAAATTTAGTATCAATACCATTGGTGTTTTCTCCAATGATAGTTGGTTACTTTATGGCAAAAGGAATCAAAAGATTCAACTACAACATGTTAATGTTTGTTCAAATAATAATATTAATGGGAGCAACATGAATATTCCAATTAAATTCATGAATTTTCTTAAAGGATTCAATGTTCTGAAATTCATGAATGAGTGCATTTATACCATTTAGTACTTGTACATTATCATTGGTATCAGCATTTGGATTTATTAAATTCTCAGACAAATAA
- the nagA gene encoding N-acetylglucosamine-6-phosphate deacetylase yields the protein MILKNTKIVLENNIIENGWIEIEDKKIISINEGTADKDGVDLEGNWLMPGFIDCHVHGGYGVDFESGKIEAFEQFSKKVTQEGITSYVQGSVTNSKENNERYLGEFSKFMKNDMIGAKCLGIHLEGPFISKEKKGAHELSLLEDPNIESLKKLIKYSDDNIRIVTYAADLQDGSFTKFMLENNILPSVGHTNMSFSQCEKDYELGFRHVTHLFNGMSGVSQYEPGLASFALYKDDILCEVITDGIHIEKDTLKLIYKIKGPENICIITDAMNAKGLDDGEYKLGNLEVIKKGMKVFLKESGVLAGAGATFDHNIRTMIEANPEIKMTDLIKMTSINIAKQLNIFNKTGSIEVGKSADLVVLNKEMSVIKTFVEGKSVYER from the coding sequence ATGATACTAAAGAATACAAAAATTGTTTTAGAGAATAACATCATTGAAAATGGATGAATTGAAATCGAAGACAAAAAAATAATATCAATTAATGAAGGAACAGCTGATAAAGATGGCGTTGATCTTGAAGGTAATTGATTGATGCCTGGATTCATAGATTGTCATGTTCATGGTGGATATGGAGTTGACTTTGAAAGTGGAAAAATTGAAGCTTTTGAACAATTTTCAAAAAAAGTAACTCAAGAAGGAATCACAAGCTATGTACAAGGCAGTGTAACAAACTCTAAAGAAAATAATGAGAGATACCTAGGGGAGTTCTCAAAATTTATGAAAAATGATATGATTGGGGCAAAATGCTTGGGTATACACCTAGAAGGTCCTTTTATATCTAAAGAAAAAAAAGGTGCCCATGAATTGTCTCTTTTAGAAGACCCAAATATTGAATCACTAAAAAAACTTATTAAATATTCTGATGACAATATAAGAATTGTTACTTATGCAGCTGACTTGCAAGATGGAAGTTTTACTAAATTTATGTTAGAAAACAATATATTACCTAGTGTTGGACATACAAATATGAGTTTTTCACAATGTGAAAAAGATTATGAATTGGGTTTTAGACATGTAACCCATCTATTTAATGGGATGAGTGGGGTAAGTCAATATGAACCAGGACTTGCTTCATTTGCTTTATATAAAGATGATATTTTATGTGAAGTAATCACAGATGGAATTCATATTGAAAAAGACACTTTAAAGTTAATTTATAAGATTAAAGGTCCTGAAAATATTTGTATTATAACCGATGCTATGAACGCAAAGGGTTTGGATGATGGTGAATACAAATTAGGAAATCTAGAAGTTATTAAAAAAGGTATGAAAGTATTTCTAAAAGAAAGTGGTGTTTTGGCCGGAGCTGGAGCAACTTTTGATCATAATATCAGAACTATGATCGAAGCCAATCCTGAAATAAAAATGACGGATTTAATAAAAATGACTTCAATAAATATAGCAAAGCAATTAAATATTTTTAATAAAACAGGAAGCATTGAGGTGGGTAAATCTGCTGATTTGGTAGTTTTAAATAAAGAAATGTCAGTAATAAAAACATTTGTAGAAGGAAAGAGTGTATATGAAAGATAA
- a CDS encoding Gfo/Idh/MocA family protein — translation MIKIGTIGTSSITEQFVEAAIKNPNCKVTCCYSRDKSRAQNLIRNNKLYAKAVDNFEQMLDEVDAIYIASPNGLHYEQAKYFLTQQKHVLLEKPLTLSFNEALELFEIAKRNNVFLMEAYKTFHTPQFGHLFQFVKDYQPFIANLNLNKYSSRMEKIKMGHYDSVFDFNLGKGSTYDLLIYPVELSIALFGPVVEVKSMGQKILNGSGMNDCVILRHESDVLTNIVCSKASNGRVQSELLSDLATLTFKNVIQLEEISFYNTNSNEQQLLHKTNADKDLFEFELTVFLKMIYENDFNLRDYLLDISCETVRVLNIVEKNQEKSGDN, via the coding sequence ATGATTAAAATTGGAACAATAGGAACATCTTCTATAACAGAACAATTTGTTGAAGCTGCAATTAAAAATCCCAACTGCAAAGTTACTTGCTGTTATTCTAGAGATAAGTCTAGAGCTCAAAATTTAATTAGAAACAATAAACTTTACGCAAAAGCAGTTGATAACTTTGAACAAATGCTAGATGAAGTAGATGCAATCTATATTGCTTCTCCAAACGGGTTACATTATGAACAAGCGAAATACTTTTTGACACAACAAAAACATGTTTTGTTAGAAAAACCATTAACTTTATCTTTTAATGAAGCTTTAGAGTTATTTGAAATTGCAAAAAGGAATAATGTTTTTTTAATGGAAGCATATAAGACTTTCCACACACCTCAATTCGGACACTTATTTCAATTTGTAAAGGATTATCAACCATTTATTGCTAACTTAAATTTGAATAAGTATTCATCAAGAATGGAAAAAATAAAAATGGGACATTATGATTCTGTTTTTGATTTCAACTTAGGTAAGGGTTCTACATATGATTTATTAATTTATCCAGTAGAATTAAGCATTGCTCTATTTGGACCTGTTGTTGAAGTAAAATCTATGGGACAAAAAATATTGAATGGTAGTGGAATGAATGATTGTGTAATTTTAAGACACGAAAGTGATGTACTTACAAATATTGTTTGTAGTAAGGCAAGTAATGGAAGAGTTCAAAGTGAATTGCTTTCAGATCTTGCAACATTAACTTTTAAAAATGTTATACAATTAGAAGAGATAAGTTTTTACAACACTAACTCTAATGAACAACAGTTACTTCACAAAACAAATGCAGATAAAGATTTGTTTGAATTTGAATTAACAGTATTTTTAAAAATGATCTATGAAAATGATTTCAATTTAAGAGATTATTTATTGGACATTAGTTGTGAAACAGTTAGAGTATTAAATATTGTTGAAAAAAATCAAGAAAAATCAGGAGATAACTAA
- the deoC gene encoding deoxyribose-phosphate aldolase, with protein MNLNKYIDHTLLKADAKKSEIEKICAEAKEFDFATVCINPGQITFAKSLLEGTNVGITTVVGFPLGATTSEVKAFETKQAIENGATEIDMVINIGAVKDANWDLVLNDMKAVKSSAPNNCVKVILENCLLTKEEITKCCELALEAKLEFVKTSTGFSTGGATFEDVALMKSIVKDNAKVKAAGGVRTYDDAIKMIENGADRLGTSGGVAIVKGEEHKNGY; from the coding sequence ATGAATTTAAATAAATATATTGACCACACTTTATTAAAAGCAGATGCTAAAAAAAGTGAAATTGAAAAAATATGTGCTGAGGCAAAAGAATTTGATTTTGCAACTGTGTGTATTAATCCAGGGCAAATTACTTTTGCTAAATCTTTATTAGAGGGAACAAATGTAGGAATTACAACAGTTGTTGGATTTCCTTTAGGTGCAACTACAAGTGAAGTTAAAGCATTCGAAACTAAACAAGCAATTGAAAATGGAGCTACAGAAATTGATATGGTAATCAATATTGGTGCTGTAAAGGATGCTAACTGAGATTTAGTTTTAAATGATATGAAAGCTGTTAAATCGTCTGCTCCTAATAACTGTGTAAAAGTTATTTTAGAAAACTGTTTGTTAACAAAAGAAGAAATTACTAAATGTTGTGAACTGGCTCTTGAAGCAAAATTAGAATTTGTCAAAACTTCTACAGGCTTTTCAACTGGAGGAGCTACTTTTGAAGATGTTGCTTTAATGAAATCAATTGTTAAAGATAATGCAAAAGTTAAAGCTGCTGGTGGGGTTAGAACTTATGATGATGCAATCAAAATGATTGAAAATGGAGCGGATCGTTTAGGAACAAGTGGCGGGGTTGCTATTGTTAAAGGTGAAGAACACAAAAATGGTTACTAG
- a CDS encoding GNAT family N-acetyltransferase encodes MKIKLVHPNLNYKTNILDSLEQLNIIDKPNGPIPGSSNINGYSTIEEWLEFINTKDTETVLVPFLQYIALNEQNDVVGFLNIRLSLNEHLINYGGHIGYCVTPKFRNQGIADQLLKEAIKICKEHDISDILITCKESNLYSEKVIIKNNGILEDIRNDGCYNFKRYWIKS; translated from the coding sequence ATGAAAATCAAATTAGTTCATCCAAACTTAAATTACAAAACTAATATTTTAGATTCTTTAGAACAATTAAATATAATTGATAAACCAAATGGACCTATACCTGGTTCTTCAAATATAAATGGTTACAGTACTATAGAAGAGTGATTAGAATTTATAAACACAAAAGACACAGAAACTGTATTAGTACCGTTTTTACAATACATTGCCTTAAATGAACAAAATGATGTTGTGGGCTTCTTAAATATAAGACTCTCTCTAAATGAACATTTAATAAATTATGGTGGTCACATAGGTTATTGTGTTACTCCAAAGTTTAGAAATCAAGGAATAGCAGATCAGTTGTTAAAAGAAGCAATTAAAATTTGCAAAGAACATGATATAAGCGATATATTAATAACTTGTAAGGAAAGCAATTTATATTCAGAAAAAGTAATAATAAAAAATAATGGAATTCTAGAAGATATAAGAAATGACGGTTGTTATAACTTTAAAAGATATTGAATAAAATCATAA